In Archangium violaceum, the following are encoded in one genomic region:
- a CDS encoding LVIVD repeat-containing protein, whose product MNRFLVATTGALFLATTGCGNTEEPEKKECQLEAFDLSACDRSGFATVKTDGIWHVNVSLSGSTTPGAMSLREQGFLFGVALTERQLGGDTFFLGSDFQPTGYQPLRFALAGCQSSTPDQVKGEFRRCVSGAADLKGTFEAVRLSRLAGEAEASGLELVSEVALPRGSPVDVFVAGGYAYVAAQADGLFVYKLDGTAVPEKVAEVTPVNDIWHQVWVKGQTLYVSSSVQGIHVYDVSRPQAPKWLKTLPSSAVEVWGLFGEGDRLYAMSPSPRAEVLIYDVSAPESPLLKSRYIVEDSNPNASELPFGGMAFDNRLYIGHWRYGLAVADVTDVTKPSSLGRFRYENATSRPVAVGKIGNQTIAFESSEGWGSRVRALDVTDPKNITELGRYELRPESTVSGLTLVGSRLYVAHNVDGLRVLDVSDPRNLRPVAYYNTWRETDPGRGRAFLDGLSGVKVPGDGLIYATDTSRGLLVFREP is encoded by the coding sequence ATGAATCGTTTTCTGGTTGCCACGACAGGGGCCCTGTTCCTCGCCACCACCGGCTGTGGGAACACGGAGGAGCCCGAGAAGAAGGAGTGCCAGCTCGAGGCTTTCGACCTGTCCGCTTGTGACCGGTCGGGGTTCGCCACCGTGAAGACGGATGGCATCTGGCACGTGAACGTGTCGCTGTCGGGCTCCACCACGCCGGGGGCGATGAGCCTGCGCGAGCAGGGGTTTCTCTTCGGCGTCGCGCTCACGGAGCGGCAGCTGGGGGGCGACACCTTCTTCCTGGGCAGCGACTTCCAGCCCACGGGCTACCAGCCCCTGCGCTTCGCGCTCGCGGGGTGCCAGTCCTCCACGCCGGATCAGGTGAAGGGCGAGTTCCGCCGGTGCGTGAGTGGCGCGGCGGACCTGAAGGGCACCTTCGAGGCGGTGCGCCTGTCGCGGCTGGCCGGGGAGGCGGAGGCCTCCGGGTTGGAGCTGGTGTCGGAGGTCGCCCTGCCGCGCGGCTCGCCGGTGGATGTCTTCGTCGCGGGCGGGTACGCCTACGTGGCGGCGCAGGCGGACGGGCTCTTCGTCTACAAGCTCGACGGCACGGCCGTGCCCGAGAAGGTGGCTGAGGTCACCCCCGTCAACGACATCTGGCACCAGGTCTGGGTGAAGGGGCAGACGCTCTACGTGTCCAGCAGCGTCCAGGGCATCCACGTCTACGACGTGAGCAGGCCGCAGGCCCCCAAGTGGCTCAAGACGCTCCCGAGCTCCGCCGTGGAGGTGTGGGGCCTGTTCGGGGAGGGGGATCGGCTTTACGCGATGTCGCCGTCGCCCCGGGCCGAGGTGCTCATCTACGACGTCTCGGCGCCCGAGTCGCCCCTGCTGAAGTCGCGCTACATCGTGGAGGACAGCAACCCCAACGCGTCGGAGCTGCCCTTCGGGGGCATGGCCTTCGACAACCGGCTCTACATCGGCCACTGGCGCTACGGGCTGGCGGTGGCGGACGTGACGGATGTCACCAAGCCGTCATCGCTGGGCCGCTTCCGCTACGAGAACGCCACGAGCCGTCCGGTGGCCGTGGGCAAGATTGGAAATCAAACCATCGCCTTCGAATCCAGTGAAGGCTGGGGTTCTCGGGTGCGTGCGCTGGACGTGACGGACCCCAAGAACATCACGGAGCTGGGCAGGTACGAGCTGAGGCCGGAATCGACGGTGAGCGGACTGACGTTGGTGGGGTCCAGGTTGTACGTGGCGCACAACGTGGACGGACTGAGGGTGTTGGACGTGTCGGACCCGAGGAATCTCCGGCCCGTGGCGTACTACAATACGTGGAGGGAGACGGACCCGGGCCGTGGACGCGCGTTCCTCGACGGCCTCAGCGGAGTGAAGGTGCCGGGTGATGGACTCATCTACGCCACCGACACTTCGCGCGGGTTGCTCGTCTTCCGTGAGCCATGA
- a CDS encoding outer membrane lipoprotein-sorting protein, with translation MTPRNLLGAALAAVLLAAPAASALDAAEMKKLLQTLDDRQRNGGDYKSLMYLETKEKDKADVVREALIYRRDSDDKLMILFTKPKGESGKGYLRMEKNLWSYDPNTGKWDRRTERERIAGTDSRRADFDESRLAEEYDSTFEGEEKLGKFTTYKLSLKAKEGIDVAYPVVKLWVDKETSNILKRQEFALSGRLMRTAYYPKWQKLFSESKKADVWYPQEMRFYDEVEKANSTVVVIKTVDLRPLEENIFTKAWLESKSR, from the coding sequence ATGACCCCGCGCAACCTCCTGGGCGCCGCGCTCGCCGCGGTGCTCCTCGCTGCTCCGGCCGCCTCCGCGCTCGACGCGGCGGAGATGAAGAAGCTGCTGCAGACGCTCGACGACCGGCAGCGCAACGGCGGCGACTACAAGTCGCTCATGTACCTGGAGACCAAGGAGAAGGACAAAGCGGACGTCGTGCGCGAGGCGCTCATCTACCGCCGCGACTCCGACGACAAGCTGATGATCCTCTTCACCAAGCCCAAGGGCGAGTCCGGCAAGGGCTACCTGCGGATGGAGAAGAACCTCTGGAGCTACGACCCGAACACCGGCAAGTGGGACCGGCGCACCGAGCGCGAGCGCATCGCCGGCACCGACAGCCGCCGCGCCGACTTCGACGAGTCCCGTCTGGCCGAGGAGTACGACTCCACCTTCGAGGGCGAGGAGAAGCTCGGCAAGTTCACCACCTACAAGCTCTCCCTCAAGGCCAAGGAGGGCATCGACGTGGCCTACCCCGTGGTGAAGCTGTGGGTGGACAAGGAGACGTCCAACATCCTCAAGCGCCAGGAGTTCGCCCTCTCCGGCCGGCTCATGCGCACCGCCTACTACCCCAAGTGGCAGAAGCTCTTCAGCGAGTCCAAGAAGGCCGACGTCTGGTACCCCCAGGAGATGCGCTTCTATGACGAGGTGGAGAAGGCCAACTCCACCGTCGTGGTCATCAAGACCGTGGACCTGCGCCCGCTCGAGGAGAACATCTTCACCAAGGCCTGGCTCGAGAGCAAAAGCCGATGA
- a CDS encoding EAL domain-containing protein: MSQTESKKCERCQTLPEKLELEGPGRLFLWLPLGHSYGKLVRMLGDSGREHQSLPQAQCVAVRLDGAHLSGFVADVLGALTGEEAKSTRALFVEGGGEPGLGDFPRVVSLPQFFTLTRAGWLVDLLAEKRVTSFYQPIVHAKDTRQVYAYEALLRGLERDGSLVSPAKMLSLARDADMLFQLDLAARLSAVREAARLGIQAPLFINFTPTAIYDPAYCLRSTVAAISELGIPPSNVVFEIIESDHTPDANHLKTLIAYYRQAGFRVALDDLGAGYSSLNLIHQLRPDIMKLDMELIRGIHQDAYKASITEKLLELAQKLGILTVAEGIETPEELRWVRAHGVDFVQGYLIAKPSSPPVSATPHFID; this comes from the coding sequence ATGAGCCAGACCGAGTCGAAGAAGTGTGAGCGTTGCCAGACCCTTCCGGAGAAGCTGGAGCTGGAGGGGCCGGGACGGCTCTTCCTCTGGCTTCCCCTGGGCCACAGCTACGGGAAGTTGGTGCGGATGCTGGGGGACTCGGGGCGCGAGCACCAGTCGCTGCCGCAGGCCCAGTGCGTGGCGGTGCGGTTGGATGGTGCGCACCTGAGCGGCTTCGTGGCCGATGTCCTGGGTGCGCTGACGGGCGAGGAGGCCAAGTCCACGCGAGCGCTCTTCGTCGAGGGAGGGGGCGAGCCGGGGCTCGGGGATTTCCCCCGGGTGGTGTCGCTGCCGCAGTTCTTCACCCTGACGCGGGCGGGCTGGCTGGTGGACCTGCTGGCCGAGAAGCGGGTGACGAGCTTCTACCAGCCCATCGTGCACGCGAAGGACACGCGCCAGGTGTACGCCTACGAGGCGCTGCTGCGCGGCCTGGAGCGGGACGGCTCGCTGGTGTCACCCGCGAAGATGCTGTCGCTGGCGCGCGACGCGGACATGCTCTTCCAGCTGGATCTGGCGGCGCGGCTGTCGGCGGTGCGCGAGGCCGCGCGGCTGGGCATCCAGGCGCCGCTCTTCATCAACTTCACGCCCACGGCCATCTACGATCCGGCGTACTGCCTGCGCTCCACGGTGGCCGCCATCTCCGAGCTGGGGATTCCCCCGTCCAACGTGGTCTTCGAGATCATCGAGTCGGACCACACGCCGGACGCCAACCACCTCAAGACGCTGATCGCCTACTACCGGCAGGCGGGCTTCCGGGTGGCGCTGGACGATCTGGGAGCGGGGTACTCGTCGCTGAACCTCATCCACCAGCTGCGTCCGGACATCATGAAGCTGGACATGGAGCTCATCCGCGGCATCCACCAGGACGCCTACAAGGCGTCCATCACGGAGAAGCTGCTGGAGCTGGCGCAGAAGCTGGGCATCCTCACGGTGGCCGAGGGAATCGAGACCCCGGAGGAGCTGCGATGGGTGCGCGCGCACGGGGTGGACTTCGTGCAGGGCTACCTCATCGCGAAGCCGTCGAGCCCGCCCGTGTCGGCCACGCCGCACTTCATTGATTGA